One genomic segment of Bradyrhizobium diazoefficiens includes these proteins:
- the nodC gene encoding chitooligosaccharide synthase NodC produces MSLLATTSLVAVSSYALLSAIYRSMQTLNALRTQVPSPTDYASETGPLPSVDVIVPCFNEDPRTLSACLESIASQDYEGQVRVYVVDDGSDNRRYLWPVQDAYADDPRFNFMWLGKNIGKRKAQIAALHRSSGDLVLNVDSDTTIAIDVVTKLVRKMQDPAVGAVMGQLTASNRSGSWLTRLIDMEYWLACNEERLAEARFGAVLCCCGPCAMYRRTALDLVLHEYETQYFRGKPSDFGEDRHLTILMLAAGFRTEYVPDAIAATVVPDRLVPYLRQQLRWARSTFRDTGLALPLLPRLDFYITLDIVGQNLLPLLLGVSILTALAQIAVTSELPWPTILIIASMTMVRCSLAAFRARQLRFLAFALHKPISMFLLLPVKAYALCTLSNSDWLSRKAANMPDSGEGQASTLRQSARLDAAGHSGIAPSMGETATRAHAFDVDGT; encoded by the coding sequence ATGAGTTTGCTTGCCACAACAAGCCTTGTCGCCGTGTCGTCCTACGCCCTGCTGTCCGCGATCTACAGGAGCATGCAGACGCTCAACGCGCTCCGAACACAGGTTCCGTCCCCGACTGACTACGCGTCAGAGACCGGCCCGCTGCCGAGCGTCGATGTGATCGTGCCCTGCTTTAACGAGGACCCGCGCACGCTGTCGGCGTGCCTCGAGTCGATCGCAAGCCAAGACTACGAAGGGCAGGTGCGGGTATATGTGGTCGATGATGGCTCGGACAATCGTAGATACCTGTGGCCCGTGCAGGACGCCTATGCAGATGATCCACGGTTCAACTTCATGTGGCTGGGAAAGAATATTGGCAAGCGCAAAGCGCAAATTGCAGCGCTGCACCGCTCGTCCGGCGATCTGGTTCTCAACGTCGATTCCGATACGACAATCGCCATCGACGTCGTGACCAAGCTTGTACGGAAGATGCAAGATCCAGCGGTTGGCGCTGTTATGGGGCAGCTCACAGCCAGCAATCGAAGCGGCTCTTGGTTGACCAGGCTGATCGATATGGAGTACTGGCTAGCCTGTAATGAAGAGCGTTTGGCGGAAGCTCGCTTCGGAGCGGTCTTGTGTTGCTGTGGCCCGTGCGCCATGTATCGCCGAACGGCGCTCGATTTGGTTCTCCACGAGTACGAGACGCAGTATTTTCGAGGAAAGCCAAGCGACTTCGGCGAGGACCGCCATCTCACGATCCTGATGCTCGCGGCCGGATTTCGAACTGAGTACGTTCCTGACGCGATCGCAGCAACCGTCGTTCCGGATAGGCTGGTGCCATATCTGCGTCAACAATTGCGGTGGGCACGCAGTACCTTCCGGGACACGGGGCTTGCGCTACCCCTGCTGCCAAGGCTCGACTTCTACATCACGCTGGACATTGTCGGGCAGAACCTCCTTCCGCTGCTGCTCGGCGTTTCAATACTGACCGCGCTTGCGCAAATCGCAGTTACGAGCGAGTTGCCGTGGCCGACAATACTGATCATCGCGTCCATGACCATGGTTCGCTGCAGCCTGGCAGCATTTCGTGCCCGACAGCTTCGCTTTCTCGCTTTCGCTCTGCACAAGCCGATCAGCATGTTCTTGTTACTTCCTGTGAAGGCATATGCGCTGTGTACATTGAGCAATAGCGATTGGTTGTCGCGCAAGGCCGCCAATATGCCGGACTCAGGTGAAGGCCAGGCCAGCACGCTGAGGCAGAGCGCCAGGTTAGATGCCGCAGGCCATTCGGGTATTGCACCGTCTATGGGCGAAACGGCTACACGTGCACATGCTTTTGACGTTGACGGTACCTGA
- the nodB gene encoding chitooligosaccharide deacetylase NodB — MTALGGLSEARSEHVCATGDRNVYLTFDDGPDPRWTASILDVLAGHGVPATFFVIGACAAAYPKLIQRIIAEGHEVGNHTMTHPDLSRCEPAEVEHEIQSASDVIRAVCPEAPLRHIRAPYGIWTDQVRAISTKAGLIPLHWSVDPRDWSRPGVPAIVDAVLTSVRPGAVVLLHDGCPPGEREQAVDCGRDQTVEALSRLIPALGEQGFAICSLPQSH; from the coding sequence GTGACCGCTCTCGGCGGCTTGTCGGAAGCGCGAAGCGAGCACGTGTGCGCCACCGGAGATCGTAACGTTTACCTGACCTTTGACGACGGTCCTGATCCACGCTGGACGGCTTCCATCCTTGACGTTCTCGCGGGGCACGGAGTGCCGGCGACGTTCTTCGTGATCGGGGCGTGCGCGGCAGCTTACCCGAAGCTGATCCAACGAATAATCGCAGAAGGGCATGAAGTCGGAAACCACACGATGACCCATCCCGATCTCTCCAGGTGCGAACCAGCTGAGGTGGAACATGAGATTCAGTCGGCAAGCGACGTCATCAGGGCAGTTTGTCCCGAGGCGCCACTGCGGCACATACGTGCTCCGTATGGCATCTGGACTGACCAAGTACGCGCGATATCAACCAAAGCCGGACTGATCCCCTTGCACTGGTCAGTAGACCCGAGAGACTGGTCTCGTCCCGGTGTTCCGGCGATCGTTGACGCAGTGCTGACGTCGGTCCGGCCTGGTGCTGTTGTGCTCTTGCACGACGGATGTCCTCCCGGCGAGCGCGAGCAAGCCGTCGATTGCGGTCGCGATCAGACCGTCGAGGCGCTTTCCCGGCTGATTCCGGCATTGGGCGAGCAAGGGTTCGCCATCTGCTCACTTCCTCAATCCCATTGA
- a CDS encoding NodA family N-acyltransferase, translating into MNIAISNDTGVFSTHSKVRWRVCWENELELAEHIELSEFFRKTYGPTGEFNAKPFEGGRSWAGARPELRVIGYDAHGIAAHISALRRFIKVGEVDLLVAELGLYGVRPDLEGLGITHSMRVMYPLLQQLGVPFGFGAVRPALQKHVTKLVGRQGLATILPGVSVRSTRPDIYLDLPPTRTDHDLVVLVFPIGRPISEWPAGTMIDRNGPEL; encoded by the coding sequence ATGAACATTGCTATATCCAACGATACAGGAGTGTTCTCCACGCACTCCAAAGTGCGGTGGAGGGTGTGCTGGGAAAACGAGTTGGAGCTTGCCGAACACATCGAACTGTCCGAGTTCTTTCGCAAGACATACGGGCCGACCGGTGAATTCAACGCAAAGCCGTTCGAAGGGGGACGAAGCTGGGCCGGCGCGAGGCCTGAGCTTCGTGTCATCGGCTATGATGCACATGGCATAGCCGCTCACATCAGCGCACTGCGCCGCTTCATCAAAGTCGGAGAGGTCGACCTGCTCGTGGCCGAGCTGGGATTGTATGGCGTACGTCCGGATCTGGAGGGGCTAGGGATCACGCACTCGATGCGGGTGATGTATCCGCTGCTGCAGCAGCTCGGTGTTCCGTTTGGCTTTGGCGCTGTACGGCCGGCACTACAGAAGCATGTGACCAAGCTGGTCGGCCGTCAGGGTCTCGCAACGATTTTGCCGGGAGTGAGCGTGCGCTCAACTCGGCCGGATATTTATCTGGACCTGCCGCCGACCCGTACCGACCACGATTTGGTGGTTCTGGTCTTCCCAATCGGACGTCCGATAAGCGAATGGCCGGCCGGGACCATGATTGATCGGAACGGGCCAGAGCTGTGA